The Methanocella arvoryzae MRE50 genome includes a region encoding these proteins:
- the cbiM gene encoding cobalt transporter CbiM has translation MIPIWLYASYRLNKELRSRQVPLLALSAAFTFVLMMINIPAPGGGTGHAVGAAIIGIVLGPWAAVVSITVALVIQALLFGDGGITAIGANCFNMAFVMPFSAYIIYRLISAGSKITSGRRLAAAAIAGYFALIIAAMTTAIMFGIQPILHPAIDGQLQYMPYGLNVTIPVMLFEHLFLSLLEALVTGLIFAYLQKTDPKLLEGRKKKKARKAPAGVE, from the coding sequence ATGATACCGATCTGGCTGTACGCCAGCTACAGGCTCAATAAAGAGCTGCGGTCCAGGCAGGTTCCCCTGCTGGCGCTGTCAGCCGCCTTCACATTCGTGCTGATGATGATCAACATCCCGGCCCCCGGCGGTGGCACAGGCCACGCAGTCGGAGCAGCTATCATAGGGATCGTCTTAGGCCCATGGGCAGCAGTCGTGTCGATTACCGTTGCCCTGGTCATCCAGGCCCTGCTGTTTGGAGACGGCGGCATCACTGCCATCGGCGCCAACTGCTTTAATATGGCCTTCGTAATGCCTTTCAGCGCCTATATCATATATCGCCTAATCAGCGCAGGGTCGAAGATCACGTCGGGCCGCAGGCTGGCTGCGGCAGCTATAGCGGGCTATTTCGCCCTCATCATCGCAGCCATGACTACCGCCATAATGTTCGGCATCCAGCCCATCCTGCATCCCGCGATCGATGGCCAGCTCCAGTACATGCCATACGGGCTGAACGTGACCATACCCGTCATGCTCTTCGAGCACCTGTTCCTCAGCCTGCTGGAAGCCCTGGTCACAGGCTTAATCTTCGCCTACCTGCAGAAGACTGATCCGAAGCTGCTGGAAGGGAGAAAGAAAAAGAAAGCCCGGAAGGCTCCCGCGGGGGTGGAATGA
- a CDS encoding PDGLE domain-containing protein: MMDRNTRNLIIGLLLLVILTPLGLLAAGETFGEWGTEELEEKIGYVPPGMESLANIWSAPLSDYGFPGNDTPIGVVSGYVFSAIVGVIVCGGILYLAGKYIAKKNDAEDDE, encoded by the coding sequence ATGATGGACAGGAACACCAGAAACCTGATCATCGGGCTGCTCCTGCTCGTCATCCTGACGCCACTCGGCCTCCTCGCAGCGGGAGAGACGTTCGGCGAATGGGGCACCGAGGAGCTGGAGGAGAAGATCGGCTACGTCCCGCCCGGCATGGAAAGCCTGGCCAACATATGGAGCGCGCCCCTCTCCGACTACGGCTTCCCGGGCAACGACACCCCGATCGGCGTGGTCTCCGGCTACGTGTTCTCGGCCATCGTCGGCGTCATAGTATGCGGCGGCATCCTGTACCTCGCCGGCAAATACATAGCAAAGAAGAACGACGCCGAGGACGACGAGTAG
- a CDS encoding nitroreductase family protein, producing the protein MDLIDVIKKRRSIRRFKNQPIPDDVLTEILDCARLAPTAINIQPWLIGCVTDKVQLERLANMADHGRFIKDSAACFAVFCEKGQKYYLEDGCAATMNIITAAAASGIGTCWVAGDKKEYVEAVRTLLEVPDKYTLVSLIAAGYPDEAPEKAKKSLAEVSFRNQYK; encoded by the coding sequence ATGGATCTGATCGATGTTATCAAAAAGCGGAGGAGTATCAGGCGGTTTAAAAATCAGCCCATCCCCGACGACGTTCTTACCGAAATCCTCGACTGCGCACGCCTTGCCCCGACGGCGATCAACATCCAGCCGTGGCTCATCGGCTGCGTCACTGATAAAGTGCAGCTGGAGCGGCTGGCCAACATGGCCGACCATGGCAGGTTTATCAAAGACAGTGCAGCGTGTTTTGCCGTTTTCTGCGAGAAGGGCCAGAAGTACTACCTCGAGGATGGCTGCGCTGCAACTATGAATATCATTACCGCAGCCGCTGCCAGCGGTATCGGGACCTGCTGGGTTGCCGGGGATAAGAAGGAGTATGTCGAAGCAGTGAGGACGCTGCTCGAAGTGCCGGATAAGTATACGCTGGTTTCGCTCATCGCGGCGGGGTATCCGGACGAGGCGCCTGAGAAAGCTAAAAAGTCGCTGGCTGAGGTCAGCTTCAGGAATCAGTATAAGTGA
- a CDS encoding flavodoxin family protein, translating to MNTMIAYYSHSGHTEKVVKDLASKTGARLERIEPAHEPQKPGKALSSLLTVQADIKECKTDLSDVDFLIVATPVWADGPSPYVEKYLSMVTNCRGKPFSAVIETKVGGGERTLSRIRKALEKKGMKYVSSAFTFEKDVEAGRYDAVIDRFAATIKKVV from the coding sequence ATGAACACGATGATCGCCTACTACTCTCACTCCGGCCACACTGAAAAGGTCGTTAAGGATCTGGCCTCCAAAACTGGCGCACGACTGGAGCGCATCGAACCGGCACATGAACCTCAGAAGCCTGGCAAGGCGCTCTCCTCGCTATTGACCGTCCAGGCAGATATCAAAGAGTGTAAAACCGACCTCTCTGACGTCGACTTCCTCATTGTCGCCACTCCTGTCTGGGCTGACGGGCCCTCCCCCTACGTGGAAAAGTACCTCTCCATGGTGACGAATTGCAGGGGCAAGCCATTCTCTGCCGTGATCGAGACTAAAGTGGGCGGCGGGGAGCGGACGCTGTCCCGGATCCGGAAAGCGCTGGAGAAAAAGGGCATGAAGTACGTCTCGTCCGCCTTCACCTTCGAGAAGGACGTAGAAGCCGGGAGGTATGATGCAGTCATCGATCGCTTTGCTGCCACGATCAAGAAAGTTGTTTGA
- the thiL gene encoding thiamine-phosphate kinase: MKANEIGEIGLIRRIGKILQSPYLGDDCAVIDNGNDYLVVTTDMLHRVTDFPREMTGEDIGWMSVAVSLSDVAGMGARPVGVVAAIGIPGDTDIEFIDGIATGMRNCAKCYGTDIIGGDTDQHQELTIVTTAFGRVNKDQVKLRSGAKVGDLLCVTGYLGTTAAGFKVLTGEREASPEDRQILFRSFFRPEPRLGEGMILAQYPGVTAMMDVSDGLGKSVYELSVASKVGFIVYADALPVREEARKVARSRTELLDMAICFGGEFELLFTVNPDEVGNIKGVDFTVIGKVTESGLVLDDRGARTEISCKGYEHLKKKGDTVH, encoded by the coding sequence ATGAAAGCAAACGAGATCGGCGAGATCGGCCTCATCCGGCGGATCGGGAAAATTCTTCAGTCACCCTATTTAGGCGACGACTGCGCGGTGATCGATAATGGCAACGACTACCTCGTGGTGACTACCGATATGCTGCACCGGGTGACCGACTTTCCCCGGGAGATGACGGGGGAGGACATCGGGTGGATGAGCGTGGCGGTGAGCCTGAGCGACGTTGCCGGAATGGGCGCCAGGCCCGTCGGTGTCGTGGCTGCGATAGGCATCCCGGGGGATACCGACATCGAGTTCATCGACGGGATCGCCACCGGCATGCGGAACTGTGCTAAGTGCTATGGTACTGACATCATCGGCGGTGACACGGACCAGCACCAGGAATTGACCATCGTCACGACCGCTTTCGGACGGGTCAACAAAGACCAGGTAAAGCTCCGGTCGGGGGCGAAGGTCGGAGACCTCCTCTGCGTAACTGGTTACCTGGGCACTACGGCTGCCGGCTTCAAAGTGCTCACCGGCGAGAGGGAAGCATCTCCCGAAGACCGGCAAATATTGTTCAGGAGCTTCTTCAGGCCGGAGCCAAGGCTGGGGGAAGGGATGATTCTTGCGCAATACCCCGGCGTGACGGCGATGATGGACGTGAGCGACGGCCTTGGGAAATCAGTATACGAACTGTCTGTCGCAAGCAAGGTCGGATTCATCGTGTATGCGGATGCGCTGCCTGTCCGGGAAGAAGCGCGCAAGGTAGCCAGGAGCCGGACGGAACTGCTGGACATGGCCATCTGCTTCGGCGGCGAGTTTGAGCTGCTGTTCACGGTCAATCCTGACGAGGTCGGCAACATCAAAGGTGTCGACTTCACCGTCATCGGTAAAGTGACGGAGTCAGGGCTGGTACTGGATGACCGGGGTGCCCGGACGGAAATTTCCTGCAAAGGCTACGAGCACCTCAAGAAGAAGGGTGACACGGTGCATTAA
- a CDS encoding GNAT family N-acetyltransferase: protein MHVAESSPKLTFRLARLDDAAAICEVHKSHVFNWYRIVDSEQFDVEYDHLSVEDRWGFGGPWMSPETCAIHLNNLLLMRHLPYVAELGGRIVAEMELFIGREGEPYGRNCHIGLLYVHKDFTGKGTGISLIRHAREVARERGCESLTVSAMPHNEAFYLKCGFSYGHRLVQLNAPVRRYMVETSALQPPLSKQSFTWGMDLTIGRLQSSAYHLFELSDSYALPAFASVDKRTSFLSVSGHPSMITWTSGSIEEATVYAWSSGASARDLAAAAMKLLEPAGIRNANLLLTRDDYESLSGEIDAALVGTRATLIYPL, encoded by the coding sequence ATGCACGTCGCAGAAAGCAGCCCCAAACTGACGTTCCGCCTGGCCAGGCTGGACGATGCCGCCGCTATCTGCGAGGTACATAAATCCCACGTTTTTAACTGGTACCGCATCGTGGACAGCGAGCAGTTCGACGTCGAGTACGATCATCTCTCGGTCGAGGACCGGTGGGGCTTCGGCGGCCCGTGGATGAGCCCTGAGACTTGTGCCATCCACCTGAATAACCTGCTGCTGATGCGCCATCTCCCATACGTCGCCGAGCTTGGCGGCCGCATCGTGGCCGAGATGGAGCTCTTCATCGGCAGGGAAGGCGAGCCGTACGGGAGAAACTGTCACATCGGCCTGCTGTATGTCCACAAGGATTTCACGGGTAAAGGTACTGGCATCAGCCTGATCCGGCACGCCCGGGAAGTGGCCAGGGAGAGGGGCTGTGAATCACTAACAGTATCGGCCATGCCCCATAACGAGGCGTTTTACCTGAAATGCGGCTTCTCCTACGGCCATCGCCTGGTCCAGCTAAACGCCCCGGTACGCCGGTACATGGTTGAGACATCGGCCTTACAGCCGCCGCTGAGCAAACAGTCTTTCACATGGGGCATGGACCTGACCATCGGGCGGCTCCAGAGCTCCGCGTATCACCTGTTCGAGCTGAGCGACAGCTACGCCCTTCCCGCATTCGCCAGCGTCGATAAACGAACATCCTTCCTGAGCGTCTCGGGGCATCCGTCCATGATCACCTGGACCTCGGGCTCAATCGAAGAGGCCACCGTCTACGCATGGAGCTCCGGCGCCAGCGCCAGAGACCTCGCCGCCGCAGCCATGAAACTCTTAGAGCCTGCCGGCATCCGGAACGCAAACCTGCTGCTGACCAGAGATGATTACGAAAGCCTGTCCGGCGAAATCGACGCCGCCCTCGTCGGGACTAGAGCAACTCTGATCTATCCACTTTAG
- a CDS encoding ABC transporter ATP-binding protein, protein MIEAHGVVKSYGKLRALNGFELSVKKNTVHALVGPNGSGKSTVIKLLAGEIKPDSGIVAINDIPVTNVREIQRQVSQIPDICNIPDNQTPRKMLWKHGKASRIHKEEIAYRVDVLSEMLGLTDDLDTRIGELSRGMKRRITLGMGLITDASVILMDGSLAELDPLFCMQFINDLREAGDKTILITANNMDLLDKVCDGVTIIKDGATLMNESMTSVREKIGRPAITLRTSQMNLPRLVQAINKQLFINRTYVGSDYVTVEVDDIIHIPMVIRQASAMTEIFEARQSMTSLEDLYRSFFEQQ, encoded by the coding sequence GTGATTGAGGCTCACGGTGTTGTCAAAAGCTACGGAAAACTCAGGGCTTTAAACGGCTTCGAGCTTTCCGTTAAAAAGAATACAGTCCACGCTCTGGTGGGCCCTAACGGCAGCGGTAAAAGTACCGTAATCAAGCTGCTAGCCGGGGAGATCAAACCCGATTCAGGTATTGTTGCCATCAACGACATCCCTGTAACTAATGTCCGGGAGATCCAGCGCCAGGTCAGCCAGATCCCCGACATCTGCAACATCCCCGATAACCAGACGCCCCGCAAGATGCTGTGGAAACACGGCAAGGCCAGCCGCATCCACAAAGAAGAGATCGCTTATCGAGTCGACGTGCTGAGCGAAATGCTGGGGCTCACCGATGATCTGGACACCCGGATCGGAGAACTCTCCCGGGGCATGAAGCGCCGGATCACCCTTGGCATGGGCCTGATCACCGACGCAAGCGTAATCCTCATGGACGGCTCGCTGGCTGAACTGGACCCGCTTTTCTGCATGCAGTTCATCAATGACCTCCGCGAAGCGGGCGACAAAACGATCCTGATCACAGCCAATAACATGGACCTGCTCGACAAGGTTTGCGACGGGGTGACCATCATCAAGGACGGCGCCACTCTCATGAACGAGAGCATGACCTCTGTCAGAGAGAAGATCGGTAGACCTGCCATCACGCTTCGCACCAGCCAGATGAACCTGCCCCGGCTTGTCCAGGCGATCAACAAACAGCTGTTCATCAACCGCACCTATGTCGGCAGCGACTACGTGACCGTAGAGGTCGACGACATCATCCACATCCCCATGGTCATCCGGCAGGCTTCGGCGATGACTGAAATATTTGAAGCCCGGCAGAGTATGACCAGCCTCGAAGACCTGTACCGGTCATTCTTCGAGCAGCAATAA
- a CDS encoding deoxyhypusine synthase, with translation MSENRIRHADIHGTMTVNQLVRQMEGCAFGAGRIGAACDILEEMQAEDVTKFLGLSGAMVPAGMRKIISDMIRDGYIDVLVTTGANMVHDVIEGIGCCHEKGSATADDMELKKQHINRIYDVYLNEDYFGDLEDKMQQIYGSLDPAKTYSIRELMSEIGKNIEDKDSILRAAYDCNVPVYCPAIQDSVLGLQAWLFKQANKLNVDVFADMRNFMDTCYEAKRTGAVLLGGGVPKNYILQSMLVTPRGGFDYVIQITMDRAETGGLSGATLDEARSWGKVGDNAKAVQVICDTTIALPLMLAAVSERKGRK, from the coding sequence ATGAGCGAGAACAGGATCAGACACGCTGACATTCACGGCACTATGACGGTGAATCAGCTTGTCAGGCAAATGGAAGGCTGCGCATTCGGCGCCGGCCGCATAGGGGCTGCCTGCGACATACTGGAAGAAATGCAGGCAGAGGATGTCACGAAGTTTCTCGGCCTGTCTGGAGCCATGGTTCCGGCTGGCATGCGCAAAATTATCTCGGACATGATCCGGGACGGCTATATCGATGTTTTAGTCACTACCGGGGCCAACATGGTCCACGATGTCATCGAGGGCATAGGCTGCTGCCACGAGAAAGGCAGCGCCACGGCAGACGACATGGAACTGAAGAAGCAGCACATCAACAGAATCTACGATGTATACCTAAACGAGGACTACTTCGGCGACCTCGAGGACAAAATGCAGCAGATATACGGCAGCCTCGACCCGGCGAAGACGTATTCTATCAGAGAGCTGATGTCCGAAATCGGGAAGAATATTGAAGACAAAGACTCGATACTCCGGGCTGCCTACGACTGCAACGTACCCGTCTACTGCCCGGCAATCCAGGACTCGGTGCTGGGATTGCAGGCCTGGCTGTTCAAACAGGCCAACAAGTTGAACGTAGACGTTTTTGCGGACATGCGAAATTTTATGGACACCTGCTATGAGGCAAAGCGTACCGGAGCAGTGCTGCTCGGCGGCGGAGTGCCCAAGAACTACATTCTCCAGAGCATGCTGGTGACACCCCGGGGCGGATTCGACTACGTGATCCAGATTACGATGGACCGCGCTGAGACGGGCGGCTTATCCGGAGCCACGCTGGACGAGGCGAGAAGCTGGGGCAAGGTAGGAGACAACGCAAAGGCCGTGCAGGTCATCTGCGACACTACGATAGCACTGCCTCTGATGCTCGCCGCAGTTAGCGAGAGAAAAGGAAGGAAATGA
- a CDS encoding YkgJ family cysteine cluster protein — protein sequence MMVNGLPVVKGSDLACAGCGTCCTVYGLVDLHVTDIFRISEFLGLTPEQFFDRYTYLAEDKDGNWAFSLDINGGCRFRIDDRCSIYPVRPDTCALYPFNYICVNLSGTTKKEIAQYPQCFVHNLEENMLVVPDIERTIDSRIMFMVKETYMAGFDGTFREEEARPFHEKGLMLVKNPRMRDMMYRKLLKEMMLKVPVNEDTMEPALSEQDIKAICDHVRGI from the coding sequence ATGATGGTGAACGGCCTGCCGGTCGTCAAAGGCAGTGATCTGGCATGCGCCGGCTGTGGCACGTGTTGTACAGTCTACGGACTGGTAGACCTTCACGTCACCGATATATTCAGGATATCGGAGTTCCTGGGCCTCACGCCGGAACAGTTTTTCGACCGGTACACCTATCTCGCAGAGGATAAGGACGGTAACTGGGCTTTCTCGCTGGACATCAACGGAGGCTGCCGGTTCCGCATCGACGACAGGTGCTCGATATACCCGGTCAGGCCGGATACTTGCGCTCTATACCCTTTCAACTACATCTGTGTGAACCTCTCCGGGACGACTAAAAAGGAGATCGCCCAGTACCCCCAGTGCTTTGTTCACAATCTCGAGGAAAATATGCTCGTCGTACCCGATATCGAGCGCACCATCGACAGCAGGATTATGTTCATGGTAAAAGAGACCTACATGGCAGGCTTCGACGGCACGTTCCGGGAAGAAGAGGCCAGGCCGTTCCATGAAAAAGGTCTGATGCTGGTGAAAAATCCCAGAATGCGGGACATGATGTACCGGAAGCTGCTGAAAGAGATGATGCTCAAGGTGCCGGTGAACGAGGATACGATGGAGCCGGCATTGTCGGAGCAGGACATCAAGGCAATATGCGATCATGTCCGTGGCATATAG
- the nucS gene encoding endonuclease NucS, whose protein sequence is MKYLVSPSPQEALDALLEGRSDSKKSMATIIGRCKVEYSGRAKSFLDYGDRLVIVKPDGTIMVHSDTKREPLNWQPPGTKIEYSLDDGLTILARRTSPVETMHIHFRKVHALTVFQLEDGAELNLVGEESDLVDKIEKDPSIIEPGLRVLRREKTTDSGYIDLFCEDAKGNTVIVEVKRTLISHNAVYQLEAYLIDFRKKNKEAPVRGILCAPRISEMAKTLADEKGLEYRQIEWDFELKDKKQRSLDCF, encoded by the coding sequence ATGAAGTATCTGGTTTCCCCGTCGCCCCAGGAGGCGCTTGACGCGCTGCTGGAGGGCCGCAGCGACTCTAAGAAGAGCATGGCTACAATTATCGGCCGGTGCAAGGTAGAGTACTCGGGCCGGGCAAAATCTTTTCTGGATTATGGTGATCGGCTGGTCATTGTGAAGCCTGACGGGACGATTATGGTACACAGCGACACTAAACGGGAGCCTCTCAACTGGCAGCCCCCCGGCACGAAGATCGAGTATTCGCTCGACGACGGCCTTACAATCCTGGCCCGGCGGACCAGCCCGGTAGAGACTATGCACATCCATTTCAGGAAAGTCCACGCGCTGACAGTTTTCCAGCTCGAAGACGGAGCCGAGCTGAACCTGGTAGGGGAAGAGTCGGATCTCGTAGACAAGATAGAGAAGGACCCCTCGATTATCGAGCCGGGGCTCCGGGTACTGCGGAGAGAAAAGACGACAGACTCCGGCTACATCGACCTGTTCTGCGAAGACGCTAAGGGCAATACAGTAATCGTAGAGGTCAAGCGCACTTTGATTTCGCACAACGCCGTATACCAGCTTGAAGCCTACCTGATCGACTTCAGGAAGAAGAACAAGGAGGCGCCGGTCAGAGGCATCCTCTGCGCGCCCAGAATATCCGAGATGGCGAAGACTCTCGCGGATGAAAAAGGCCTGGAGTACAGGCAGATCGAATGGGACTTCGAGCTTAAGGATAAAAAACAGCGATCGCTGGATTGTTTTTAA
- a CDS encoding MFS transporter, which produces MLKRLTALDLFLIMFVLMFYGRLSVVLFIPQYAIDYGIPAPYYSLHFAMVSIGSAVSNLLSIILLRHVNPKKMFLAIGVISAIYEILLYLYPSPETLLISGLLIGLAAGTFWSLTFLMVCELIDAYGLSTTDAFSRYNVITTVMSALTPLIAGAIVQTFGYGIWLLSALAFLIISTAIMAFFKDPIYYKTYGQYPIKEDLGKVLGNKRTVITFLLIMLFMTLTVSTWSSLSKVFFANIGIRSVWLGVLSVVVSVVTIIVYWLLARQRFGNRRMIATLGIVIFGAELLLITFTSNPLIVFILEGIVGTAGIAAVSFSTQNILKNTFQERTYIGRPIFALGMYIANAIWFAACGYIIADCGGYTAVGQILGITVDQFGFRMLLLIMALLTALWAVSMWKYEGAMVKDRRD; this is translated from the coding sequence ATGCTGAAGAGGTTGACAGCACTCGATCTATTTTTGATCATGTTCGTGCTGATGTTCTACGGAAGGCTTAGTGTCGTGCTTTTCATCCCCCAGTACGCCATCGACTATGGCATACCTGCGCCTTATTACAGCCTGCATTTCGCCATGGTCAGCATAGGCTCGGCAGTGTCCAACCTGCTCAGCATTATTCTGCTGCGGCACGTCAATCCAAAAAAGATGTTCCTGGCTATCGGTGTAATCTCCGCCATCTACGAAATACTGCTCTACTTATACCCCTCTCCTGAAACGCTGCTGATCTCAGGCCTGCTGATCGGCCTGGCAGCCGGGACTTTCTGGAGCCTGACTTTCCTGATGGTGTGCGAGCTTATCGATGCCTACGGCTTATCTACCACGGACGCGTTTTCCCGGTACAACGTCATCACGACTGTAATGAGCGCCCTGACCCCCCTCATCGCCGGGGCGATCGTACAGACTTTCGGGTACGGCATATGGCTGCTGTCCGCCCTGGCATTCCTCATCATCTCCACGGCGATCATGGCGTTCTTCAAAGACCCGATCTACTACAAGACTTATGGCCAGTATCCCATCAAGGAAGACCTCGGCAAAGTGCTCGGCAACAAGCGCACAGTAATTACTTTCCTGCTGATCATGCTGTTCATGACGCTCACCGTCAGCACCTGGTCTTCGCTGTCAAAAGTCTTCTTCGCCAACATCGGCATTCGCAGCGTCTGGCTGGGAGTGCTGAGCGTAGTGGTCAGCGTCGTCACCATCATCGTATACTGGCTGCTTGCCAGACAACGCTTCGGCAACCGCAGGATGATCGCCACTCTCGGCATTGTCATATTTGGTGCTGAACTGCTGCTGATCACCTTCACGTCCAACCCGCTCATCGTCTTTATCCTCGAGGGCATCGTAGGCACCGCCGGCATAGCAGCCGTCAGCTTCTCGACCCAGAACATCCTGAAGAACACGTTCCAGGAGCGGACCTACATCGGCCGGCCCATCTTCGCGCTGGGCATGTACATCGCCAACGCCATCTGGTTTGCCGCCTGCGGGTACATCATCGCCGATTGCGGAGGCTATACTGCCGTGGGGCAGATCCTCGGCATCACCGTAGACCAGTTCGGGTTCCGGATGCTGCTCCTGATCATGGCTTTACTCACCGCCTTGTGGGCTGTCAGTATGTGGAAATATGAAGGCGCAATGGTCAAAGATCGCAGAGACTAA
- a CDS encoding DUF5615 family PIN-like protein, whose product MDRPKFLVDRMLGRLVAWLRIFDYDTLSALELQIEEDEDRRLVDIALQDGRVLLTRDRGLVERAKKAGAIAILISPDKVTDQLCELIKHVPINTQPVMERCTVCNAGLRRATAEDIRRTKHYVPEHLVEEGKEFWICERCGKIYWMGSHWRNIMKTSSEIDVCRK is encoded by the coding sequence GTGGATCGCCCGAAATTCCTCGTCGACCGGATGCTGGGCAGGCTAGTCGCCTGGCTGCGCATCTTCGACTATGATACGCTGAGCGCGCTGGAGCTGCAGATCGAGGAGGATGAGGACCGCAGGCTGGTCGATATCGCTCTGCAGGACGGCCGGGTGCTGCTGACCCGGGACAGGGGACTGGTGGAGAGAGCCAAAAAAGCTGGGGCGATTGCCATTCTCATCTCACCCGATAAAGTCACGGACCAGCTATGTGAACTGATCAAGCATGTTCCCATTAACACACAGCCCGTTATGGAGCGGTGTACCGTCTGCAACGCCGGGCTCCGCAGAGCTACGGCTGAAGACATCCGGCGTACAAAGCATTACGTGCCGGAGCATCTCGTGGAAGAAGGCAAAGAGTTCTGGATATGCGAACGCTGCGGCAAGATCTACTGGATGGGCAGCCACTGGCGGAATATTATGAAGACTTCGTCGGAGATCGACGTTTGCAGGAAATAG
- a CDS encoding PadR family transcriptional regulator → MSVAIPNFFQNPTKASLNYFVLMLLRNSPKHGYMLMQDIERHTGGHWRPSHSAIYKLLNRLEADGYITSWEEKDGERARRVYKISETGKKLLEESERDFESFINAFISSLLEAERVNPDHLTVLLTKKGKAMMNALDPDQRLKALMKLKTFLDTEIVRVNKALEELQKAPL, encoded by the coding sequence ATGTCCGTGGCGATACCCAATTTCTTTCAGAATCCCACGAAAGCGAGCCTGAACTACTTCGTGCTCATGCTCCTGAGAAATTCGCCGAAACACGGGTATATGCTCATGCAGGACATCGAAAGGCACACCGGCGGCCACTGGCGGCCATCCCACTCGGCCATATACAAACTGCTAAACCGCCTCGAGGCCGACGGCTACATCACCTCGTGGGAAGAAAAGGACGGCGAAAGGGCACGAAGAGTCTATAAAATCTCCGAAACTGGCAAAAAGCTGCTCGAAGAGAGCGAAAGGGACTTCGAGTCGTTCATCAACGCCTTCATCTCCTCCCTGCTTGAAGCCGAACGCGTCAATCCCGACCACCTGACAGTTCTGCTTACAAAAAAAGGAAAGGCGATGATGAACGCCCTCGATCCTGACCAGCGCCTGAAGGCGCTAATGAAGCTGAAAACTTTTCTGGATACGGAGATCGTCAGGGTCAACAAGGCGCTGGAAGAGTTACAGAAAGCGCCGTTGTAA
- a CDS encoding 2-amino-3,7-dideoxy-D-threo-hept-6-ulosonate synthase produces MTIGKQIRIERIRDRKSGNSLIIPVDHGISVGPIKGIIDLAKTIDQVAEGGANAVLMQKGMVPHGHRGYGRDVGLIVHMSASTSLGPDPNNKVLVCTVEEAIKMGADAVSVHINVGSDTESAQLQSLGCVSKTCAEWGMPLIAMMYPRGASIKQEHDVSVVAHAARAGAELGADIVKTNYTGDPDSFKTVVRGCPVPVIIAGGPKMKSDTDLLESVEGAIAAGAKGVAFGRNVFQHEFPTKITKAVARIVHEKWSASEAAEELK; encoded by the coding sequence ATGACTATAGGCAAGCAAATCCGCATCGAGCGGATCAGGGACAGGAAAAGCGGTAACAGTTTGATAATCCCCGTAGACCACGGCATTTCCGTCGGCCCGATCAAGGGCATCATCGACCTGGCAAAGACCATCGATCAGGTTGCAGAAGGAGGCGCAAATGCAGTGTTGATGCAGAAGGGCATGGTCCCCCATGGCCACAGGGGCTATGGCAGGGACGTGGGCCTGATCGTCCACATGAGCGCGTCCACTTCCCTCGGCCCCGACCCGAATAACAAGGTGCTTGTCTGCACAGTGGAAGAAGCGATCAAGATGGGCGCAGACGCCGTAAGCGTCCACATCAACGTCGGCAGCGACACCGAAAGCGCCCAGCTCCAGAGCCTCGGATGCGTGTCGAAGACCTGCGCAGAGTGGGGCATGCCCCTCATCGCAATGATGTACCCCAGGGGTGCGTCGATCAAGCAGGAGCACGACGTTAGTGTCGTGGCCCATGCAGCCAGGGCGGGGGCTGAGCTTGGGGCTGACATCGTCAAGACCAACTACACAGGAGATCCCGACTCCTTCAAGACCGTTGTACGCGGCTGCCCTGTGCCCGTCATCATCGCCGGAGGGCCGAAGATGAAATCGGACACAGACCTTCTCGAATCCGTCGAGGGAGCTATCGCCGCTGGTGCAAAAGGAGTAGCGTTTGGCAGAAACGTATTTCAGCACGAATTCCCCACTAAGATTACGAAGGCCGTAGCACGGATCGTCCACGAAAAGTGGTCGGCTTCCGAGGCCGCAGAGGAACTAAAATGA